In the Streptomyces formicae genome, one interval contains:
- a CDS encoding PLP-dependent cysteine synthase family protein translates to MISNLQPAAAAVGNTPVLWIDEPSDDGGRGFWAKLEGFNFGGIKDRAALYMVERARARGELRPGAPIVESTSGTLGLGLALAGVRYGHPVHIVTDPGLEPIVERMLTAHGARIHLVREPSGRGGWQQARVDWVAELMAGPELGGGAWCPNQYHNPDNPAAYGPLAAELVGQLGQFDVLVCAVGTGGHSAGIARALRGGALPGLELVGVDSVASTIFGLDAGPRLMRGLGSSIHPGNVDHDAFDEVHWVGPAEAVRCARRLAERQFATGGWSVGAVALVAGWLARTRPRGTRVAAVFPDGPQRYFDTVFSDEYCAAKGLTGGAVPDKPREVTGPEQGITEWSRWARSTKGAVL, encoded by the coding sequence ATGATCAGCAACTTGCAGCCCGCGGCGGCCGCCGTGGGAAACACCCCCGTGCTCTGGATCGACGAACCGTCGGACGACGGCGGCCGGGGCTTCTGGGCCAAGCTCGAAGGCTTCAACTTCGGCGGCATCAAGGACCGCGCCGCCCTCTACATGGTCGAAAGGGCGCGTGCGCGCGGCGAGTTGAGGCCCGGCGCGCCCATCGTCGAGTCGACGTCGGGCACCCTCGGGCTCGGCCTCGCGCTCGCCGGGGTGCGGTACGGCCACCCCGTGCACATCGTGACCGACCCGGGCCTGGAACCCATCGTGGAGCGCATGCTCACCGCGCACGGCGCCCGCATCCACCTCGTACGCGAACCGAGCGGCCGGGGAGGCTGGCAGCAGGCGCGCGTCGACTGGGTCGCCGAGCTCATGGCGGGGCCCGAGCTCGGCGGCGGCGCGTGGTGCCCGAACCAGTACCACAACCCGGACAACCCGGCGGCCTACGGCCCGCTCGCGGCCGAACTCGTCGGGCAGCTCGGCCAGTTCGACGTGCTCGTGTGCGCGGTCGGGACCGGCGGGCACTCGGCGGGGATCGCGCGGGCGCTGCGCGGCGGCGCGCTGCCGGGGCTCGAACTGGTCGGCGTGGACAGCGTCGCTTCGACCATCTTCGGCCTGGACGCGGGCCCGCGCCTGATGCGCGGCCTCGGCTCCTCGATCCACCCCGGCAACGTCGACCACGACGCCTTCGACGAGGTGCACTGGGTCGGGCCCGCGGAGGCGGTGCGGTGCGCGCGGCGGCTCGCCGAGCGGCAGTTCGCCACCGGCGGCTGGAGCGTCGGCGCGGTGGCGCTGGTGGCCGGCTGGCTGGCCAGGACGCGGCCGCGCGGCACCCGCGTCGCCGCGGTCTTCCCCGACGGACCGCAGCGCTACTTCGACACGGTCTTCAGCGACGAGTACTGCGCGGCCAAGGGCCTGACCGGCGGCGCGGTGCCGGACAAGCCCCGCGAGGTGACCGGGCCCGAGCAGGGCATCACCGAGTGGTCCCGGTGGGCCCGCAGCACCAAGGGTGCGGTGCTGTGA
- a CDS encoding alginate lyase family protein produces MAVPLLVLAVACGGGSGDSGGADTRTAAARPLDRAFRHPGVLVSGAQLKRVRARVEAKEQPWLAAFEQMRGSKYAADDYQATPYAVVECPPDTRPGRGCVEEREDALAAYTQALLWNITGERAHAEKAVQIMDAWAKVITGHTEANAGLQTAWAASSWARAAEAVRYTYDGWNDGQLLRFERMLRNAYLPQVRDGSADFNGNWDLVMADATMGMAVFLDDHATFEKAVHHFRTRVPAYFYLKSDGKLPVSPEGSDIDTAAELKKYWFGQGTFADGLSQETCRNFKHASYSLAATAHMAETAHHQGVDLYGEVEDRLRAAFEFHSTYQLGAKAPDWLCGGKVRRDMGPDTEVGLNHLRGRLKLAMPQTEKYTEQRRPEGTDDLFVAWETLTHAGNT; encoded by the coding sequence ATGGCCGTGCCCCTCCTCGTGCTGGCCGTCGCCTGTGGTGGCGGATCCGGGGATTCCGGTGGGGCGGACACCCGGACCGCTGCCGCCCGGCCGCTCGACCGGGCGTTCAGACACCCCGGCGTACTCGTCAGCGGGGCGCAGCTCAAGCGGGTGCGGGCGCGCGTCGAGGCCAAGGAGCAGCCGTGGCTCGCCGCGTTCGAGCAGATGCGCGGGAGCAAGTACGCGGCGGACGACTATCAGGCCACTCCGTACGCCGTGGTGGAGTGCCCGCCCGACACCCGGCCGGGACGGGGGTGCGTGGAGGAGCGGGAGGACGCGCTCGCCGCGTACACGCAGGCCCTGCTCTGGAACATCACCGGCGAGCGCGCGCACGCCGAGAAGGCCGTGCAGATCATGGACGCCTGGGCGAAGGTGATCACCGGGCACACCGAGGCCAACGCCGGGCTCCAGACCGCCTGGGCCGCCTCCTCGTGGGCGCGGGCCGCCGAGGCCGTGCGGTACACCTACGACGGCTGGAACGACGGACAGCTGCTCCGCTTCGAGCGGATGCTGCGCAACGCCTATCTGCCCCAGGTCCGGGACGGGTCCGCCGACTTCAACGGCAACTGGGACCTGGTGATGGCCGACGCGACGATGGGCATGGCCGTCTTCCTCGACGACCACGCCACGTTCGAGAAGGCCGTGCACCACTTCAGGACGCGGGTGCCCGCGTACTTCTACCTGAAGTCCGACGGGAAGCTGCCCGTCTCGCCGGAGGGCAGTGACATCGACACCGCCGCCGAGCTGAAGAAGTACTGGTTCGGGCAGGGCACCTTCGCCGACGGGCTCTCCCAGGAGACGTGCCGCAACTTCAAGCACGCCAGTTACTCGCTCGCCGCGACCGCGCACATGGCGGAGACCGCCCACCACCAGGGCGTCGACCTGTACGGCGAGGTCGAGGACCGGCTGCGGGCCGCCTTCGAGTTCCACTCCACGTACCAGCTGGGCGCCAAGGCGCCGGACTGGCTGTGCGGCGGCAAGGTGCGGCGCGACATGGGGCCCGACACCGAGGTGGGCCTGAACCACCTGCGGGGGCGGCTGAAGCTGGCGATGCCGCAGACCGAGAAGTACACGGAGCAGCGGCGGCCCGAGGGGACGGACGACCTCTTCGTGGCCTGGGAGACCCTCACGCACGCGGGCAACACGTAA
- a CDS encoding glycosyltransferase family 2 protein: MPQPPRLGVVVITMGDRPRELDALLASVAAQDVPADRVVLVGNGSVLPALPVLPGEVTTVELDENLGCPGGRNVAIERLMAFGDVDVVIELDDDGLLVERDVFRRIRDLYAADPRLGIVGFRIADETGETQRRHIPRLRATDPMRGGPVTAFLGGGHAFSMTMLTRTGIWPAQFFFGHEETDLAWRAVDDGWQILYEPALLLQHPRTSPARHAVYYRNTARNRVWLARRRLPLPLIPVHLGVWTLLTLLRTRSLPGLRAWAGGFAEGVRTPCGERGPMRWRTVWRLTRLGRPPVI, from the coding sequence GTGCCGCAGCCGCCGCGCCTGGGCGTCGTCGTCATCACGATGGGCGACCGTCCCCGAGAACTCGACGCGCTGCTCGCGTCCGTGGCCGCGCAGGACGTGCCCGCGGACCGCGTCGTGCTCGTCGGCAACGGCTCGGTCCTGCCCGCGCTCCCCGTGCTGCCGGGCGAGGTGACGACTGTGGAGCTGGACGAGAACCTCGGCTGTCCGGGCGGCCGCAACGTGGCCATCGAGCGGCTGATGGCCTTCGGCGACGTGGACGTCGTCATCGAGCTCGACGACGACGGGCTGCTCGTCGAACGCGACGTGTTCCGGCGGATCCGCGATCTGTACGCCGCCGATCCGCGCCTCGGCATCGTCGGATTCCGCATCGCCGACGAGACGGGGGAGACCCAGCGCCGCCACATCCCCCGGCTGCGTGCCACCGACCCGATGCGCGGGGGCCCGGTGACCGCCTTCCTCGGCGGCGGGCACGCCTTCTCCATGACCATGCTGACCCGGACGGGGATCTGGCCCGCGCAGTTCTTCTTCGGCCACGAGGAGACCGACCTCGCCTGGCGGGCCGTGGACGACGGCTGGCAGATCCTCTACGAGCCCGCCCTGCTGCTCCAGCACCCCCGGACCTCCCCGGCCAGGCACGCCGTCTACTACCGCAACACCGCCCGCAACCGCGTCTGGCTGGCCCGCCGCCGCCTCCCGCTCCCGCTGATCCCGGTCCACCTGGGCGTCTGGACCCTGCTCACCCTCCTGCGCACCCGCTCGCTGCCGGGCCTGCGCGCCTGGGCGGGCGGCTTCGCCGAAGGAGTCAGGACGCCGTGCGGCGAGCGCGGACCCATGCGGTGGCGCACGGTGTGGCGACTGACGCGCCTGGGGCGGCCGCCGGTGATCTGA
- a CDS encoding GAF and ANTAR domain-containing protein — MSLAVHDLSMAPALVALAAASPHGESDEQLLRRLAATAARIPGVDAAGCSTVDETGRPEETAASSDVATDLERVQGELSEGPGLDSRRIRKTLANVEMPHPHSRLRWPHFAPRALQAGYPLVTTLPLCHHGRAIGSLTLYCRGGALRPEQLRWSALLADATAAGLGHRDALRQADIREQQLQHALKSRVLIEQAKGVLAERLECTVDDAFDLLRHHARRNRLKLTQVAGEIVNSPATAGPFPRQVR, encoded by the coding sequence ATGTCTCTTGCCGTGCATGACCTCTCCATGGCGCCGGCCCTGGTCGCCCTGGCCGCCGCGTCGCCCCATGGGGAGAGCGACGAACAACTGCTGCGGCGCCTGGCCGCGACGGCCGCCCGCATACCCGGGGTGGACGCGGCCGGTTGCAGCACCGTCGACGAGACGGGGCGGCCCGAAGAGACGGCCGCGTCCAGTGATGTCGCCACCGACCTGGAGCGGGTGCAGGGGGAGCTTTCGGAGGGGCCGGGGCTCGACAGCCGGCGGATCCGCAAGACCCTGGCCAATGTGGAGATGCCGCATCCGCACAGCCGCCTGCGCTGGCCGCACTTCGCCCCGCGGGCCCTCCAGGCGGGCTACCCCTTGGTGACCACGCTTCCGCTGTGCCATCACGGCCGTGCCATCGGCTCGCTCACCCTGTACTGCCGGGGCGGCGCCCTGCGGCCCGAGCAACTGCGCTGGAGCGCGCTGCTCGCCGACGCCACCGCCGCGGGACTCGGGCACCGGGACGCCCTGCGGCAGGCGGACATCCGGGAGCAGCAGCTCCAACACGCCCTGAAGAGCCGGGTGTTGATCGAGCAGGCCAAGGGTGTCCTCGCCGAGCGGCTCGAATGCACCGTCGACGACGCGTTCGACCTGCTGCGCCATCACGCCCGCCGCAACCGGCTCAAGCTGACCCAGGTCGCGGGCGAGATCGTCAACAGCCCCGCCACCGCTGGGCCGTTCCCCCGTCAGGTGCGCTGA
- a CDS encoding amino acid permease — protein sequence MTKESRGVPNSPPPEAGSDEERLAQLGYTQVLARRMSAFSNYAVSFTIISVLSGCLTMYLFGMNTGGPALITWGWVGVGLMTLFVGLAMAEICSAYPTSAGLYFWAHRLAPARSAAAWAWFTGWFNVLGQVAVTAGIDFGAASFLGAYLNLQFDFTVTEGRTILLFAAILVLHGLLNTFGVRIVGLLNSISVWWHVVGVAVIVGALAFSPDSHQSASFVFTEFVNNTGWGSSLYVVLIGLLMAQYTFTGYDASAHMTEETHDASTAGPKGIVRSIWTSWIAGFVLLLGFTFAIQSYDGARESATGAPPAQILLDALGASAGKLLLLVVIGAQLFCGMASVTANSRMIYAFSRDGALPFSHVWHSVSPRTRTPVAAVWLAALGALVLGLPYLINVTAYAAVTSIAVIGLYIAYVIPTLLRLRRGDAFERGPWHLGRWSRPVGVIAVGWVGVITVLFMLPQVSPVTWETFNYAPIAVLVVLGSAAAWWWASARHWFLNPEHERTLAREAARSGQPEPLDP from the coding sequence ATGACAAAAGAATCGCGTGGAGTGCCCAACTCGCCGCCTCCTGAGGCGGGTTCGGACGAGGAGCGGCTCGCTCAGCTCGGCTATACGCAGGTTCTGGCGCGCCGGATGTCGGCGTTCTCCAACTACGCCGTCTCGTTCACGATCATCTCGGTGCTCTCCGGGTGCCTCACGATGTATCTGTTCGGCATGAACACCGGCGGTCCCGCCCTGATCACCTGGGGGTGGGTCGGGGTCGGACTGATGACGCTGTTCGTGGGGCTCGCGATGGCGGAGATCTGTTCCGCGTATCCGACGTCCGCCGGTCTCTACTTCTGGGCGCACCGGCTCGCGCCCGCGCGCTCCGCGGCCGCGTGGGCGTGGTTCACCGGGTGGTTCAACGTGCTCGGGCAGGTCGCCGTGACCGCGGGGATCGACTTCGGTGCGGCGTCCTTCCTCGGGGCGTACCTCAATCTCCAGTTCGACTTCACCGTCACCGAGGGGCGCACGATCCTGCTGTTCGCGGCGATCCTCGTGCTGCACGGACTCCTGAACACCTTCGGCGTACGCATCGTGGGGCTGCTCAACAGCATCAGCGTGTGGTGGCACGTGGTCGGGGTCGCCGTCATCGTCGGCGCGCTCGCGTTCTCGCCGGACTCGCACCAGTCGGCGTCGTTCGTCTTCACCGAGTTCGTGAACAACACCGGGTGGGGCAGCAGCCTGTACGTCGTCCTCATCGGCCTGCTCATGGCCCAGTACACCTTCACCGGCTACGACGCCTCCGCGCACATGACCGAGGAGACCCACGACGCGTCGACCGCGGGGCCGAAGGGCATCGTCCGCTCCATCTGGACCTCCTGGATCGCCGGATTCGTCCTGCTGCTCGGCTTCACCTTCGCCATCCAGTCGTACGACGGCGCCCGCGAGTCCGCGACGGGTGCGCCGCCCGCGCAGATCCTGCTCGACGCGCTCGGTGCGAGCGCGGGCAAGCTGCTCCTGCTCGTCGTGATCGGCGCGCAGCTCTTCTGCGGCATGGCGTCCGTGACCGCCAACTCCCGCATGATCTACGCCTTCTCGCGCGACGGCGCGCTGCCGTTCTCGCACGTCTGGCACTCGGTCAGCCCGCGCACCCGCACCCCCGTCGCCGCGGTGTGGCTCGCCGCGCTCGGCGCGCTCGTGCTCGGCCTGCCGTATCTGATCAACGTCACGGCGTACGCGGCGGTGACCTCGATCGCCGTCATCGGGCTCTACATCGCGTACGTCATCCCGACCCTGCTGCGGCTGCGCCGAGGCGACGCCTTCGAGCGGGGACCCTGGCACCTGGGCCGCTGGTCACGCCCGGTCGGCGTGATCGCGGTGGGCTGGGTCGGTGTGATCACCGTCCTGTTCATGCTGCCGCAGGTCTCGCCGGTCACCTGGGAGACCTTCAACTACGCCCCGATCGCGGTGCTCGTCGTCCTGGGCTCCGCGGCGGCCTGGTGGTGGGCCTCGGCCAGGCACTGGTTCCTCAACCCCGAGCACGAGCGCACCCTGGCCCGCGAGGCGGCACGCTCCGGACAGCCGGAACCGCTGGATCCGTGA
- a CDS encoding MFS transporter, with translation MTGIWRRARAFEPAVQLLFVNQFTINLGFYMLMPYLAAHLSGQLGLAAWAVGLVLGVRNLSQQGMFLVGGALADRLGFKPMIVAGCALRTVGFGALAFADTLPVLIAASVATGLAGALFNPAVRAYVAAEAGPPERRVEAFALFNVFYQTGILLGPLVGLALTGFDFRLTCAVAAVLFAALSVVQILRLPARRRTEAAAEAGGQWRVVLGNRTFWLFSLAMTGSYVLSFQVYLALPLSVERLLGEGTAGTVATSSLFVVSGLVALLGQLRITDWCRRTWTREQCLVAGLGLMGAAFLPPALGGSRYVGVAGLLLCAAALAAATAVLYPFEMDTVVSLAGDRWVATHYGLYNTVCGIGITAGNLGMGALLDATRDLPALPWLVLAALGACCAVALRGLARSGRLAPVPAVTGA, from the coding sequence GTGACCGGGATCTGGCGCCGGGCCAGGGCGTTCGAGCCCGCGGTGCAGCTGCTCTTCGTCAACCAGTTCACGATCAACCTCGGCTTCTACATGCTGATGCCGTACCTGGCGGCCCATCTGTCGGGCCAACTCGGGCTCGCCGCCTGGGCGGTGGGCCTGGTGCTCGGGGTCAGGAACCTCTCCCAGCAGGGCATGTTCCTGGTCGGCGGGGCGCTCGCCGACAGGCTCGGCTTCAAGCCGATGATCGTCGCGGGGTGCGCGCTGCGGACCGTCGGCTTCGGGGCGCTCGCCTTCGCCGACACGCTGCCGGTGCTGATCGCCGCGTCGGTGGCGACCGGGCTCGCGGGGGCGCTCTTCAATCCGGCGGTACGGGCGTACGTCGCCGCGGAGGCGGGGCCGCCCGAGCGCCGCGTGGAGGCGTTCGCGCTGTTCAACGTCTTCTACCAGACCGGCATCCTGCTCGGGCCGCTCGTCGGACTCGCCCTGACGGGGTTCGACTTCCGGCTGACCTGCGCGGTGGCCGCCGTGCTGTTCGCGGCGCTCTCGGTGGTCCAGATCCTCCGGCTGCCCGCGCGGCGGCGCACCGAGGCCGCGGCGGAGGCGGGCGGCCAGTGGCGCGTGGTGCTCGGCAACCGGACGTTCTGGCTCTTCTCGCTCGCCATGACCGGGTCGTACGTCCTGTCCTTCCAGGTCTACCTCGCGCTGCCGCTGTCCGTGGAGCGGCTGCTCGGCGAGGGCACCGCGGGCACCGTCGCGACCAGCTCGCTCTTCGTGGTGTCCGGGCTCGTCGCGCTGCTCGGGCAGCTGCGGATCACCGACTGGTGCCGACGCACCTGGACGCGCGAGCAGTGCCTGGTCGCCGGGCTCGGCCTGATGGGCGCCGCGTTCCTGCCGCCCGCGCTCGGCGGCTCCCGGTACGTCGGGGTCGCGGGCCTGCTCCTGTGCGCGGCGGCGCTCGCCGCGGCGACCGCCGTGCTCTACCCCTTCGAGATGGACACCGTCGTCTCGCTCGCGGGGGACCGCTGGGTGGCCACGCACTACGGCCTCTACAACACCGTCTGCGGCATCGGCATCACCGCGGGCAACCTCGGCATGGGCGCCCTGCTCGACGCCACCCGTGACCTGCCCGCACTGCCCTGGCTGGTCCTGGCCGCCCTCGGCGCGTGCTGCGCGGTGGCGCTGCGCGGACTCGCCAGGTCGGGGCGGCTCGCACCCGTCCCCGCGGTGACCGGCGCCTAA
- a CDS encoding MFS transporter, producing MEAVLEERRHPRRWLILIVLCLSTLVLVVDNMVLTVSVPPIAEDLGADAQDIQWIIESYILVFAGLLLTAGSLSDRFGRRRIMVVGLALFGAASLLATVAQNPEQLIAGRVLMGVGGALIMPSTLSILITVFDDEERRKAIGAWSAVAVVGLVGGPVLGGVLIAHFWWGAVFLMNVPIALVAIVAALVLMPESKGPARKADPLGMVLSMIGMTALVWTIIESAEVGLGDPSTRLSLGVAVVALAAFGIWELRTEAPMVPLALFRDRVFSGASFSLVLLTFANGGLMLVLTQYLQFVLGYSPSKTGIAFAPMAVATLVFNGLGATLGNKIGNRAMTAVGLTVIAAGFGALASLPSDAGFGMLASAMVLIGIGGGLAMPAATAALMSAVPAEHAGVGSALNDTVQQTGAALGVAVLGTVLSRTYTGSMPESAPTAASHSVSDALALAGTTGDGALATAAREAFTDAMSAAFWAGAAGVLAAAVLALVLIRDRKTPAGDGEPADETTHTGELTTAA from the coding sequence ATGGAAGCCGTGCTGGAAGAACGCCGTCATCCGCGCCGCTGGCTCATCCTGATCGTGCTCTGCCTGAGCACGCTGGTCCTGGTCGTCGACAACATGGTCCTGACCGTGTCGGTGCCGCCGATCGCCGAGGACCTCGGCGCGGACGCGCAGGACATCCAGTGGATCATCGAGTCGTACATCCTGGTCTTCGCCGGTCTCCTGCTCACCGCGGGAAGCCTCTCCGACCGGTTCGGGCGGCGCCGGATCATGGTCGTCGGGCTCGCGCTCTTCGGCGCCGCGTCGCTGCTCGCCACCGTCGCCCAGAACCCCGAACAGCTCATCGCGGGGCGGGTGTTGATGGGCGTCGGCGGCGCCCTGATCATGCCGAGCACGCTGTCGATCCTGATCACCGTCTTCGATGACGAGGAGCGAAGGAAGGCGATCGGCGCCTGGAGCGCGGTGGCCGTGGTCGGCCTGGTCGGCGGGCCCGTGCTCGGCGGGGTCCTCATCGCCCACTTCTGGTGGGGCGCGGTCTTCCTGATGAACGTCCCGATCGCGCTCGTCGCCATCGTCGCCGCGCTCGTCCTGATGCCCGAGTCCAAGGGCCCCGCCCGCAAGGCCGATCCGCTGGGCATGGTCCTCTCGATGATCGGCATGACCGCCCTGGTGTGGACGATCATCGAGTCCGCGGAGGTCGGACTCGGCGACCCGAGCACGCGGCTCTCGCTCGGTGTGGCCGTCGTCGCCCTGGCCGCCTTCGGTATCTGGGAGCTCCGCACCGAAGCGCCGATGGTCCCGCTCGCCCTCTTCCGCGACCGCGTCTTCAGCGGCGCCAGCTTCTCCCTCGTCCTGCTGACCTTCGCCAACGGCGGCCTGATGCTGGTCCTGACCCAGTACCTGCAGTTCGTCCTCGGCTACTCGCCCTCCAAGACCGGCATCGCCTTCGCCCCGATGGCCGTCGCCACGCTCGTCTTCAACGGTCTCGGCGCCACCCTCGGCAACAAGATCGGCAACCGCGCCATGACCGCGGTCGGCCTCACCGTCATCGCCGCCGGGTTCGGCGCGCTGGCCTCGCTGCCCTCGGACGCCGGGTTCGGGATGCTCGCCTCCGCCATGGTCCTGATCGGCATCGGCGGCGGCCTCGCGATGCCCGCGGCGACCGCGGCCCTGATGAGCGCGGTCCCCGCCGAGCACGCCGGGGTCGGCTCCGCGCTCAACGACACGGTCCAGCAGACCGGCGCGGCCCTCGGCGTCGCCGTACTGGGCACGGTCCTCTCCCGCACCTACACCGGCTCGATGCCCGAATCGGCGCCCACCGCCGCGAGCCACTCCGTCTCCGACGCGCTCGCCCTGGCGGGCACGACCGGCGACGGCGCGCTCGCCACCGCGGCCCGCGAGGCCTTCACCGACGCGATGTCCGCCGCCTTCTGGGCCGGTGCGGCGGGCGTCCTGGCCGCGGCGGTCCTCGCCCTGGTCCTCATCCGGGACCGCAAGACCCCCGCGGGTGACGGGGAGCCGGCCGATGAGACCACCCACACCGGTGAACTGACGACGGCGGCCTGA